In one Choloepus didactylus isolate mChoDid1 chromosome 1, mChoDid1.pri, whole genome shotgun sequence genomic region, the following are encoded:
- the SIK1 gene encoding serine/threonine-protein kinase SIK1 — MVIMSEFSRAPAGAGQGAQKPLRVGFYDIERTLGKGNFAVVKLARHRVTKTQVAIKIIDKTRLDPSNLEKIYREVQIMKLLSHPHIIKLYQVMETKDMLYIVTEFAKNGEMFDYLTSNGRLSEDEAREKFWQILSAVEYCHSRHVVHRDLKTENLLLGSAMDIKLADFGFGNFYNSGEPLSTWCGSPPYAAPEVFEGKAYEGPQLDIWSLGVVLYVLVCGSLPFDGPNLPTLRQRVLEGRFRIPFFMSQDCETLIRRMLVVDPAKRIPIAQIKQHRWMQAAPAPPPAPCPLRGCSSSLGTYDEQALGLMQALGVDRQRTLESLQNGSYNHFAAIYYLLLERLEEFRNTPPPARLGMAPLPRPRSSELSSFEVPQEGLSGDSSRPCLLGPQAQALVQSVLPADMDCELSSSLQPLFFPVDANCNGMFRHCSGSPSSLLDTAISEEVWQGPSLEEELKAQAPLPLPGTPGRRHTLAEVSSHFSPCAPPCIVVASSVAASPSEGTTSDSCPTFSASDGPLGLSEGPAALRLLGTCSPLGPASPFLGAQSATPVLQGGLGGAVLLPVSFQEGRRASDTSLTQGLKAFRQQLRKSARAKGLLGLNKIKGLARHVCPSSSSSSQAPRGGPSAFQPPAQSPGPYSLGAGSREGQSLLEDVLHQQRLLQLQHHPAAPPTLGPQDSPPAPQLPSALLMPPHLPPASTSPVASAAQLLDAHLHLSSHVLPLPPLPPLAVLSPSFKPMGLPPGDCEMEGLSCCPRGAYVLVQ; from the exons ATGGTGATCATGTCGGAGTTCAGCCGGGCCCCCGCGGGCGCCGGCCAGGGCGCGCAGAAGCCCCTCCGCGTGGGCTTCTACGACATCGAGCGGACCCTGGGCAAAGGCAACTTCGCGGTGGTGAAGCTGGCCCGGCACCGAGTCACCAAGACGCAG GTTGCAATCAAGATAATCGATAAAACAAGATTAGATCCAAGcaatttggagaaaatatatCGAGAAGTTCAGATTATGAAGCTCTTGAGCCATCCTCATATCATAAAGCTTTATCAG GTCATGGAGACCAAGGATATGCTTTACATTGTCACCGAGTTTGCGAAGAATGGGGAGATGTTTG ACTACCTGACGTCCAACGGGCGCCTGAGCGAGGATGAGGCGCGGGAGAAGTTCTGGCAGATCCTGTCGGCCGTGGAGTACTGCCACAGCCGCCACGTCGTCCACCGGGACCTCAAGACGGAGAACCTGCTGCTGGGCAGCGCCATGGACATCAAGCTGGCAG ATTTTGGATTTGGGAATTTCTACAACTCGGGGGAGCCCCTCTCCACGTGGTGTGGGAGTCCCCCCTATGCAGCCCCTGAGGTGTTTGAAGGGAAGGCGTACGAAGGCCCCCAGCTGGACATTTGG AGCCTGGGGGTCGTGTTGTACGTCCTGGTCTGTGGTTCGCTCCCTTTTGACGGGCCCAACCTGCCCACCCTGAGGCAGCGGGTGCTGGAGGGCCGCTTCCGCATCCCCTTCTTCATGTCCCAAG ACTGCGAGACGCTGATCCGCCGCATGCTGGTGGTGGACCCTGCCAAGCGGATCCCCATCGCCCAGATCAAGCAGCACCGGTGGATGCAGGCCGCCCCTGCCCCGCCGCCGGCCCCCTGCCCGCTGCGCGGCTGCAGCTCCAGCCTGGGCACCTACGATGAGCAGGCACTGGGCCTCATGCAGGCACTGGGCGTGGACAGGCAGAGGACGCTGGAG TCTCTACAGAACGGCAGCTACAACCACTTTGCTGCGATTTATTACCTCCTGCTCGAGCGGCTGGAGGAGTTCCGGAACACCCCGCCACCAGCCCGGCTGGGGATGGCCCCACTGCCGAGGCCCAGGAGCTCGGAGCTCAGCAGCTTTGAG GTGCCCCAGGAAGGCCTCTCCGGCGACTCCTCCCGGCCCTGCCTGCTGGGCCCCCAGGCGCAGGCCTTGGTGCAATCCGTCCTGCCGGCCGATATGGACTGCGAGCTCAGCAGCTCCCTCCAG CCCTTGTTCTTCCCCGTGGACGCCAACTGCAATGGAATGTTCCGGCACTGCTCCGGGTCCCCCAGCAGCCTGCTGGACACGGCCATCAGTGAGGAGGTCTGGCAGGGGCCGAGCCTGGAGGAGGAGCTGAAGGCACAGgcccccctgcccctgcctggcACCCCGGGCCGCAGGCACACGCTGGCCGAGGTCTCCAGCCACTTCTCCCCGTGTGCCCCTCCGT GTATCGTGGTTGCCTCCTCCGTGGCGGCGAGCCCTTCCGAAGGCACCACCTCCGACAGCTGCCCGACCTTCTCGGCTAGCGACGGCCCCCTGGGGCTCAGCGAGGGCCCAGCTGCCCTGAGGCTGCTGGGCACCTGCTCCCCGCTGGGCCCCGCCTCGCCCTTCCTGGGCGCCCAGTCCGCCACGCCGGTGCTGCAGGGGGGCCTGGGCGGGGCCGTCCTGCTCCCCGTCAGCTTCCAGGAAGGACGGAGGGCCTCGGACACCTCGCTCACACAAG GGCTGAAGGCCTTCCGCCAGCAGCTGAGGAAGAGCGCAAGGGCCAAAGGGCTGCTGGGGCTGAACAAAATCAAGGGCCTGGCTCGCCATGTGTGcccgtcctcctcctcctccagccagGCCCCCAGGGGTGGCCCGAGCGCCTTCCAGCCGCCCGCCCAGAGCCCGGGCCCCTACAGCTTGGGAGCCGGCAGCCGCGAGGGCCAGAGCTTGCTGGAAGACGTGCTCCACCAGCAGAG GTTGCTCCAGCTCCAGCACCACCCAGCGGCCCCGCCCACCCTCGGCCCCCAGgacagccccccagccccccagctccccagcGCCCTGCTGATGCCGCCGCACCTGCCCCCAGCCAGCACCTCGCCCGTGGCCTCGGCGGCCCAGCTCCTGGACGCCCACCTGCACCTCAGCAGCCACGTGCTGCCCCTGCCCCCGCTGCCCCCCCTGGCCGTGCTGTCCCCAAGCTTCAAGCCCATGGGGCTGCCGCCGGGGGACTGCGAGATGGAGGGCCTGAGCTGCTGCCCGCGGGGAGCCTACGTGCTGGTGCAGTGA
- the LOC119541660 gene encoding basic salivary proline-rich protein 3-like: protein MQQPHSIAVERDSERTRELTGTEVLGLVQKQGPISEAGADERPAGSLEPVSCGTESGSSPGRARGLAELQSCSEPLSRQHVPWGVLRILWGQDRQGGPQRMRRANKASQCKWEKEGHRGSFPPVGTCRPCGMEAGTAGEGSPGGVCSLLDGGTADIYWASSLSSLTGRLATGHSGSRAHSPRPQLLVLQGNWGPVELGWRDPAEPSCLGPRGMSRSQGSVEAWSTEGYSASAGRVTHGAPMMLALLASAPDVPAQGPQAPPARPPAGGDPSPGRVPGFRPEELLLSFHYKPEPLQGPSEQPRPQAVHGLLLPVPEELSSGGPHPPCLLPPPHSQARHTPPTPPIPNPQGLPPRAHPPCSPSAILLA from the exons ATGCAGCAGCCTCATTCGATAGCCGTAGAGCGGGACTCAGAGAGGACACGTGAACTCACGGGCACTGAAGTTCTGGGGCTGGTGCAAAAGCAGGGCCCCATTTCAGAAGCAGGAGCTGATGAGCGACCAGCCGGGTCTCTGGAGCCGGTCAGCTGTGGGACGGAGTCCGGCTCCTCCCCTGGCCGAGCACGTGGCCTGGCTGAGCTGCAGAGCTGCTCCGAGCCCCTTTCACGTCAGCATGTGCCCTGGGGTGTCCTCAGGATTCTGTGGGGGCAGGACAGGCAGGGCGGGCCCCAGAGGATGCGCCGGGCAAAC AAAGCCTCACAGTGCAAGTGGGAGAAAGAAGGGCACAGGGGCTCCTTCCCACCTGTGGGCACCTGTCGCCCCTGTGGCATGGAGGCTGGCACTGCCGGCGAGGGGAGCCCCGGG GGCGTGTGCAGCCTTCTGGACGGGGGCACTGCAGACATTTACTGGGCGAGTTCCCTCTCG TCCCTCACGGGCAGGCTGGCCACCGGCCACTCGGGCTCCAGAGCCCACAGCCCACGGCCCCAGCTGCTGGTGCTGCAGGGGAACTGGGGGCCGGTGGAGCTGGGGTGGCGCGACCCGGCTGAGCCATCCTGCCTGGGCCCACGGGGCATGAGCAGGTCCCAGGGCAGTGTGGAAG CATGGAGCACCGAGGGCTACTCCGCAAGTGCTGGGCGAGTGACCCACGGTGCCCCCATGATGCTGGCACTGCTGGCGTCTGCGCCTGACGTGCCAGCCCAGGGCCCCCAAGCTCCCCCAGCAAGGCCACCAGCTG GTGGGGACCCCAGCCCGGGCCGCGTGCCCGGCTTCCGCCCTGAGGAGCTTCTGCTTTCATTTCACTACAAACCAGAGCCCCTGCAGGGACCCTCGGAGCAGCCGCGGCCCCAAGCTGTGCACGGGCTCCTGCTCCCCGTTCCGGAAGAGCTGTCCTCCGGGGGTCCCCACCccccctgcctcctgcctcctccccactcccaggcCCGCCACACACCCCCAACTCCCCCAATCCCCAACCCCCAGGGGCTGCCCCCCCGGGcccaccctccctgctccccGTCTGCCATCCTCCTGGcctga